The following proteins are encoded in a genomic region of Rissa tridactyla isolate bRisTri1 chromosome 5, bRisTri1.patW.cur.20221130, whole genome shotgun sequence:
- the ALPK1 gene encoding alpha-protein kinase 1 isoform X2, whose product MNNQNAVATLLQECKQALDALLSAKADTSEEDEREYRRCQALLPEDLRTLLEEAKEMKWPFVPEKWQYKQDLGPEDKTNLQDMISVRLPDLLVYLKASVMVKDCVTAAAIVFLIDRFLYWIDASSKLLQIAKGLHKLQPTTPIGPQVLIRQARLSVNTGKLLKAEYILSNLINNNGATGTWRYAKESDRILVQSVCLQIRGQILQKLGMWYEAAELIWASVVGYFKLPQPDKKGIATSLGIMADIFASMNDKDYVRFKTSAEIDLSLLREFGHRLLSAAEACKLAAAYSQYTPLFVLTAVNIRGVCLLSYSHSKDCPPEKRKFYLSEAKESFEIGLLTKDDNSPITSKQELHSFIKAAFCLATVHRWLYGESENLREVRQLCKEAMGKLHSYSTSSTEEEEKGMLAKEIMSLIASVKKRLRVESFPNSDARSYVPDGYKGTVEKPILQQEVSFEKILAMHSQHHLSVCEVFENTCRLHKTAPGETQVGVCITTLRTETKTVDTVCTTEDTAYQRKGAAKMPNSPAAGSSSERLSGQRNKYIGSDVMKISFDEETEPFEIEKNDENSAFSRWQKRSQSTTSDSSWCKLSKSSYSSSWEELNSNSSKESPREGQQQEKGSAEEQCCTTESDENGQAAYLSSLPSRTWRPSPREPPQSRRGSPQPSLEVAGRLVEKAALCGEELREGRHGGKSSSEKKAQEVNNAVPSLSTPYSVPTRLEEEEEEEESSSRAELGCRTKDSGREGGGTRSRLGWVDPEGETAESTEDPSFEARPPPNRDASVLPTSIEPKMAGDSSVRDWLRKSAVVGNGSLKVPEVDGQAETVDDTEFDFISIGDLVNNSPTASVPEHQSTPSAPTALSSGGKISITEHFDCATTEEDEEKSQDVVSSKRQSSSSLSSWYKAGQMPRSSPESPFLSTRGSGFIFTPGRTKEEVLDARFLKDDDYMQLLAGVEHNWLVQRLVPAGIFKSKQLRKAYSALLLKYSKKSGLWTGQETAVFIGDYLNVAKEGKQRSAFWIHFLHQEESLGRYVGKEYKEEKGLLHHFSDVERQMTAQYYVTEFNKRLYEQKLPTQIFYIPSAVLLILEDRTIKGCVSVEPYILGEFVKLSNNTKVVKNEYKATEYGLAYGHFCYEFSNGTDVVVDLQVIPMAVAPAGRGVLLITRNGRKYLQDDEPGKKQRVSRC is encoded by the exons ATGAATAATCAAAATGCTGTGGCCACGCTGCTGCAGGAGTGCAAGCAAGCTCTGGACGCGCTCCTGTCGGCAAAGGCTGACACGAGTGAGGAAGACGAGCGAGAATACCGGCGGTGCCAAG CTTTGCTTCCTGAGGACTTGAGGACCCTTCTGGAGGAGGCAAAGGAAATGAAGTGGCCCTTTGTGCCGGAGAAGTGGCAATACAAACAAGACCTCGGCCCGGAAGACAAAACAAACCTGCAAGATATGATCAGCGTAAGGCTCCCCGATTTGCTG GTTTATTTGAAAGCCTCCGTCATGGTCAAGGACTGCGTAACAGCGGCTGCTATTGTCTTCCTGATCGACCGGTTCCTCTATTGGATTGATGCCTCCAGCAAACTTCTTCAGATCGCCAAGGGCTTGCACAAGCTCCAGCCCACCACGCCGATCGGTCCTCAGGTGCTCATCCGGCAGGCTCGCCTCTCCGTCAACACAG gtaaacttttaaaagctgaatataTCCTAAGCAACCTCATTAACAACAACGGAGCAACAG GTACCTGGCGATACGCTAAGGAAAGCGACAGGATTCTCGTTCAGTCAGTCTGCTTGCAAATCAGAGGACAGATTCTGCAAAAGCTTG GGATGTGGTATGAGGCAGCAGAGTTGATCTGGGCTTCGGTCGTGGGATATTTCAAACTTCCTCAACCAGATAAAAAG gGAATTGCTACTTCTTTGGGTATTATGGCAGACATATTTGCTTCCATGAATGACAAGGATTATGTCCGGTTTAAAACCAGTGCTGAGATTGATCTG agccttctccGAGAGTTCGGTCATCGCTTATTATCAGCTGCTGAGGCCTGCAAACTCGCGGCAGCCTACAGCCAGTACACCCCACTGTTTGTCCTCACAGCCGTG aaCATCCGTGGGGTGTGTTTGCTATCCTACAGTCACTCCAAGGACTGTCccccagaaaagagaaagttcTACCTGTCCGAAGCCAAAGAATCCTTTGAGATCGGCCTCCTCACCAAGGACGATAACAGTCCCATCACCAGCAAGCAGGAGCTCCATAGTTTTATTAAAGCGGCTTTCTGCCTCGCAACCGTGCATCGATGGCTCTACGGGGAAAGCGAGAACCTCCGTGAGGTGCGTCAGCTGTGTAAAGAAGCCATGGGAAAACTGCATTCCTACAGCACTTCATCgacagaagaggaagagaaaggaatgcTTGCCAAGGAGATCATGTCTCTGATCGCATCCGTGAAGAAGCGCCTGCGGGTGGAAAGCTTCCCTAATTCTGATGCTAGGTCTTACGTTCCAGACGGTTACAAAGGCACAGTGGAAAAGCCTATCCTGCAGCAGGAAGTCAGCTTTGAGAAGATCCTTGCCATGCATTCTCAGCATCATCTGTCAGTGTGTGAAGTGTTTGAAAATACTTGCAGGCTTCATAAAACCGCACCAGGAGAAACCCAAGTGGGAGTTTGTATCACAACCTTaagaacagaaaccaaaaccGTAGACACTGTGTGTACTACTGAGGACACAGCGTACCAGAGGAAAGGCGCTGCGAAAATGCCGAATTCACCAGCAGCAGGAAGTAGCTCAGAGAGACTCAGTGgccaaagaaataaatacatcgGTTCTGATGTGATGAAAATTTCCTTCGATGAAGAGACTGAGCCGTTcgaaatagaaaaaaatgatgaGAACAGTGCTTTCAGCAGATGGCAAAAGAGGAGTCAAAGCACTACTTCAGACAGCTCTTGGTGCAAGCTTTCAAAATCAAGTTACTCTTCCAGCTGGGAGGAACTAAACTCTAACAGCAGCAAAGAGTCTCCcagggaagggcagcagcaggaaaagggctCAGCGGAGGAGCAGTGTTGCACAACAGAATCTGATGAAAACGGTCAGGCTGCATACTTGAGCTCACTACCTTCCAGAACCTGGCGTCCGTCCCCTCGAGAGCCTCCGCAGAGCCGTCGGGGATCTCCTCAACCTTCCTTAGAGGTAGCTGGGAGGCTGGTAGAGAAGGCGGCTCTTTGTGGAGAAGAGCTACGGGAGGGAAGACACGGTGGAAAGAGCTCGTCAGAAAAGAAAGCGCAGGAGGTGAACAACGCGGttccttccctctccaccccTTACTCTGTTCCTAccaggctggaggaagaggaggaggaggaggagtcctCCTcccgggcagagctgggctgcaggaCCAAGGACAGCGGCagggagggtggtgggacccGCAGCCGGTTGGGGTGGGTCGACCCAGAAGGAGAGACCGCAGAGAGCACCGAGGATCCCTCCTTCGAGGCACGACCCCCCCCAAACAGGGATGCTTCCGTACTACCAACGAGCATCGAGCCGAAAATGGCCGGCGACTCCTCTGTGCGTGACTGGCTGAGGAAATCTGCCGTGGTGGGAAACGGATCTCTCAAAGTGCCTGAAGTTGACGGCCAAGCAGAAACAGTAGATGACACTGAATTTGATTTCATCAGCATTGGAGACCTAGTAAACAATTCTCCTACGGCGTCTGTTCCGGAGCATCAGTCAACTCCCAGTGCACCAACAGCTTTGTCCTCGGGGGGAAAGATATCCATAACTGAGCACTTTGATTGTGCCACTactgaagaagatgaagaaaagtcTCAGGATGTGGTGAGCAGCAAGAGACAATCCAGTTCATCTCTGAGTTCCTGGTACAAAGCGGGACAGATGCCCAGGAGTTCCCCTGAAAGTCCATTTCTGAGCACAAGGGGAAGTGGTTTCATCTTCACGCCTGGGAGAACGAAGGAAGAAGTCCTTGACGCTCGATTTCTGAAGGATGATGATTACATGCAGCTTCTGGCAGGGGTGGAACATAATTGGCTTGTCCAGAGACTGGTGCCTGCTGGAATTTTTAAGTCTAAACAGCTTCGTAAAGCATACT ctGCTCTTCTTCTAAAATACTCGAAGAAATCAGGCCTCTGGACAGGCCAAGAAACGGCTGTATTCATTGGAGACTACCTGAACGTGGCAAAGGAAGGCAAACAGAGAAGTGCATTTTGGATACACTTTCTGCACCAAGAAGAAAGTCTGGGCAG GTACGTTGGGAAagaatataaagaagaaaaaggactTCTTCATCATTTCAGTGACGTGGAACGGCAAATGACTGCCCAGTACTACGTGACAGAATTCAACAAAAGGCTGTATGAGCAAAAGCTCCCTACGCAGATCTTTTATATCCCATCTGCAGTACTCCTG